GACTTCGATTGATCGGGGGCTAGGGACTCAAGACGGGTGCTGAATACGAGTGCTAATTAATACCTGATCGTATTTACACAACACGATCAGGATTGTAGGCATCCCCCCAAGTCGCGGTTCCTCCTTGCTTTGCACTCAGCGAGGAGGATTGAGCAGGATTTGAACCCAGGATTTCAACCTGCGATCGAGCCACTCTTTTTTGGGATATCCAGTGGGGTGGCTCTACGCTTTTTGGGGGAGCCCAACTCTCATAAAAACTTCACCCCTACGCCAAAACTGACTGAGTTTTTGTGCAACAGCACAATGACCTTTTAGTTGTGGGCTAATTAAGTTAGCATACCAAACTCAGATACTGATTGCAGCGACGATTGTATGACTCTCCCAATGAATGTACCCAATATTGAGATGGTACCAAACAGCAAGATTACCCAGATATATTGTTTATACGTCCTCGGCTTGAGAGTAGCCTTATTAAGACCTCTACTGAACAGAATAAATTGCAACATTGCAACTAAACCTACGCTGATTGCACTCCCGATGGTCACATTTGTAAAATAACCGATAAGCCAACCAGCGAATATAACCTCAAAGAATGCCCACACCACATTCGCAGAACTTGCCCACAGGATCACTAATGCTCCATCTAATGCCAAAGCCCAAGCAAATGCCAAAGCCCCATCTAACAACGAAGCCCACGCTAGAGACAAAGAAACCACCCAAGATACAGATAGAATCCAAAATACGACTAAAACCTTTGGCCAAGACCAAGATAAGATACCCGGCCATACCCAAGCTAAAAGCCAACTCCAAGCTAAAGTGAAAGCCCAATACGTGGCCCAGCGTCCGGCAGAAAATGGCTCAACCAATGTGGATGAATGATTGAGAGCAATTAGAACGCCCAAAGGAACCAAACTGAATACCAATGCGCTAAAGTGCAACCATAGAGAGTGATCTTTGTAAGTTTGAATTTTTCTAGCATTCGTAGTAGTGTCAGGGTCGAGGGGATAGGTTTTTTGTTGCCTCTCGGAAAGTGCTTGAATTCTTTTTTGCGCTAGTTGGCGGTCTTCAAGTCTCTCCGCGTGAATCATCAATTCTTGCCAAATCTCCAATGCTTTATTCCATTGATGTTGGGCTTCCCAATTTTGTGCTTCTTGCCTTAGGTCGTCAACTTGAACCGTGATTGTCTCCAGGGGACAGGGTGTTGTATCAGGTAACTGACTAGCCGCAATTGGGAACATTTCAGTACGGTTAGTTGCCTCAGATACCACCTCAGATGCCACCTCAGATACCACCATGGTCTTCACACTAGTATTGGTGAAAGACATTGGAGGAACCGTTGGAGAGATTGGTCTTGCTTCCAGGAATTCCAATGCATGTAACACGGATGTTGCTGATTGAAACCGAGATGAGACGTTGTAAGCGATTAAAGTCTGTAAAATCTGGGCAAAATCTGGATTGCTCAACGGAACCCACTGCCGCCATGCTAATCGGGCAGCCCCACGCTGAGGTGGCCCATAAAAGAAACTAAGGGGGACGCCCAGCAAGACTAGGGTTGTCACGCCCAGGGCATAGAGATCACTGGCAGGACAGGGCTGACCTTGCATCTGCTCCAATGGGGTATACCCTTCTTTACTCACTAACGTTCCAGGAAAAGCAAGTGTAATTTCCCGAGCCACTCCGAAATCAATTAAATATGTCCGTTGTTTTGACTGAGACCAAATTAAGTTGTCTGGTGAAATGTCCCGATGAATAATGCCATGCCCATGGATATAGTCCAAGATAGGTAGCACTTCCTGAAGGAACCGAATCGCTTCTGTTTCATTAAATCGAGAGTTACGATTATAAAGAGCTTGATAGGTTTCTCCTTCAATCAAATCTTGGACTATAAAGAATAGTTGGTTGCCCTGATAGTCAAAGGGGAAAAAAGCTTGAAACTTTGGGATTTGAGGATGTTCTAAATGATGTAGCAGTCGGGCTTCCCGCTGAAAAAGTTCTAGTGTTTTTTGCAAGGAATCAGGATCTTGCTGATAGGGACAAAATTCCTTCAGAACACACCGTTTATCAAATTGCCGAATATCTTCCGCGATATAAGTTCTACCCAATCCACCCCGGCCTAGCCCACTCAGAATGCGGTAACGCTGATCCACTAAAATCCCAGGTTCAATGGGCTGTAACATGGTCGGGCTAGAATGACGATAAGGACAACGAAATCAACCTCTACAGACTTTTCATTCATTAGAGATTGTTCTTAGTGTACCTTTACTGGCGTCTATCCCCAAAACAGAAATCTATCCCCAGTAAATTCTTCATAATTGCTGAGGAAGACAAGATGCCTATTACCGCAGCAATGGCTTGAGGGGGGGATAAGCCATTGACACCGATCGCTCGATCGTTCCTGTCAGCCGATCGAGGACTTGCTGCAATACCATTGCCGTCCAATCGATATCGGCCTCCGTCGTATGGCGTCCGAGGGTTAACCGGATGCCCGTTTTTGCCACCCGATCGCTCCACCCCAAGGCCGTCAGAATGGGACTGGGCGTAATTTTGCCGCTGCTACAGGCCGCCCCCGCACTGATGCCAATTCCCGCCAAATTCATCTGCCGCACCAATGTTTTGCCACTCACCTGCTCACCATCGGCCTCCGGTAGACAAAAGCTGATATGGTGCGGTAGTCGATCGGCCAAATCTCCCGTCGGCACCAAGGTTGAATCCGCCAGCAAGTCGAACAAACGATCGCGCAGCTGGGTTAATCGCGTCGTTTCCGTCGCCATTTCCGAACATATCAGTTCCGCTGCTAGCCCAAATCCCGCGATCGCAGGCATGGCTTGGGTGCCCGATCGCAGCTTACCTTCCTGGCCCCCCCCGCCCAGCAGGGGCACCAATTCCACCCCCGGACGAACGTACAGCGCCCCAGCCCCCTGCGGCCCATAGAGTTTGTGGCTGGACAGAGACAGGAGATCCACAGGTAATGTTTGCACATCGATCGCTAAACGGCCCGCCACCTGCACGGCATCGGTGTGGAACAGCACATTGTGGGCACGGGCGATCGCCCCCAATTCCCCGATCGGTTGCAAGGTTCCAATTTCACTTTGTCCCCAAATCAGGGAAATAAGCACCGTATTGGGCTGAATCGCAGCTTGCAGATCCGCTGGATCAATCCGTCCCGCTGAGTTCACCGGTAACCAAGTCACTTGCCAGCCTTCCCGCTCCAATTGCTTGGCAGGTTCAGAAATAGCGGAATGCTCCACACTGGAAATAATCACATGTTGTGGGTGATAGTATTGCCGAGCTACCCCAAAAATAGCCAGGTTATCGGACTCGGTGCCACCGGACGTGAACACGATCGCCTCCGCAGGTGCATTGACCAAACGAGCCACCTGCATCCGCGCCCGTTCCAGCAGCGTGGCCGATCGATTGCCCCAGGTGTGCAAGCTAGAGGGGTTGCCCCATTGCTCCGCCATCACCTGCTGCATCAGAGAAATCACCTCCGATCGGGGGGGCGTAGTTGCACTATAGTCCAGGTAGATCTGCATGGAAATCGGTCTCCCATTCACGGCCATTTCTATTGTCTGCGGAGATGTCCGGAATTGGCGAATTTTTCTATGATGATATTAGAAGAATAATTGAAGTAACGGCCTGAATCAGGTTCTTAACTCTTGATTTCAGGCAGATTTCGATTCTTTTATCAAGCAATAATCTGCGGATTCCCCCCTAATTCTGGATCGATACTTTCTCATGATGGCTCGAATTCTAATTTTTGCTGGTCTTTCCATACTCCTATTCTCGTTACAATCTCCTGCCTGGGCCGATCTCAATGCCAAGGTTGTTTCCATCGGTGATGGCGACACAATTACCGTTCAACAGGGCAATGCAAAAACAACGGTGCGTCTGGCCTGCATTGATGCAGCGGAAATGAAGCAGGGCAATTGGGGTACACAGTCCAAACGACAATTGCAACGCCTTTTACCGATCGGCCAAACGGTGAGAATCCGAGATGTGGAAAAGGATAAGTACGGTCGGTTAGTCGGTGAAATTTTTGTTGGAAATAAATCGATCAATTTAGAAATGGTGAATGCTGGCGAGGCCGTGGTCTATCGCCAATATCTGAGTGCCTGTCCCGATAACCAGCGCCAATACCTGAATGCGGAACGTTGGGCCAAGGCCGAAAAACGAGGATTCTGGAATCAGGCCAATCCGGTCATGCCCTGGGATTTCCGCCATGGCAAATCGACCACCACACCCAGAACTCAGCCCCAACAGCAATTTCCAGCCTGTGTGAGGTCGGATTGTGATTGTAAGGATTTCTCCAGCCGTGAGGAAGCTGAAGCGGTATTTCGCGCCTTTCCGGGTGATCCGTTTCGGCTAGATGGCGATCGGGATGGTATTCCCTGCGAGAGTTTGCGCTAAGGCTGAGGAGGGACACATAGAGACGCATTCTTTGTTGTCCCTCCCATTGTGTCCTTCCTGCTAGGAGGATAGATGGGTGGAACCTTGCTCGGTTGGCTGTGCAACTTGTCCAGTCTACTGACTTGGGGCGACTGGCTTCGGTTTGAGCTGCCAAACTTGGTTCCACTCATCCTGAAAAACTAGATGGCCTTGCCAGGGGTAAGTTGCTTCAAACCGATGGCGAAACTGCTCAGAAAGATTCATCATAAAAAGGCTCTGAAATCCCTCTGGAACCCCCCGATCGGGGAATGTGTCACTCACTTTCGGTAAAAGCCAAAAGTGAATTGTGGGATTGAGTAAATAACTCAGAGATACCATGCTGGCCGGATTGTAGATGTCCCCATCAGTAACCACCAAAGGTCGATCGCTGCGATTCAAAATTTCTGCAATCTGTGCATAGTTAGAATTGACCACTTTATTCCACCAAGTATTGGCTTGGCTATAGACCCCACAAGAGCCAACGCCAGCCGCCATTAAACCAATGCACCCAGCGATGACCAGTCCCCGCTTCCATTGCAGAGAAACCGCCCAAGTTTTTAGGAGAAGGTGGGTGCAGCAATAAGCTACAGCTAGTTGAATCCCTACAAAGCAAGGAATCAGATAGCGATTCACCGTGACCCGTTGTCCACCTAGGAGCAGATCAGGCAGTCCCAAAAGGAGAATGGTACCAGCAATCAAGGTTACTACAAATCCCCAAACTGCCTTGGAAGATGTTCGATATAGATCAAAGAGCGAGTATAGCTGAAGACTCAAGAATGGAATTGCACAGATATAAATCCATGGATTATTAAAACCAAAATTAAAATCTATAAAAATACGGCTGAAATTTGCAATAAAGAGTTCTAGGCTAGAAATCCATGGCAATGGAAGACCAATCCAATTCGTTGTCTGATGAAGAGTATCTTTAGAAACAACCATAAAATAGAGCCAAGGCGTGAAGAGTACGCCGACACCGATTAAGCTGACTAGGCAAGCAATGGTTCGATTCCTACCGTCTAGCCATTCTTTCCAATTCAATGGCTTCCAGGTAAGCCGTTGTTTGAATGCAAGTAACTGTTGAAAAGTGAAGGATCGTCCCACGCCACCCGATTGGGAACGGAGCGGTTCTGCATTGCCAGCAACGCAATCGACCCACAGAATATAGAAACAATGGCTGATTGCAATGCCTAAAGTAAAGAGGGATGTGTAGCTCGCAACCAGCATAGAAAGTGCATACAGGCCCCAGCTTTGCCAGGAGGACGATCGGATCGCCTTGAGTAATAACGCACTACTCACCAGAACCAGCGCAGTCCATAGCCCATATTGCCGTGCCTCTTGCGCATAGATGAGGTGGACTGGAGACACCGCAAATACACCGATCGCAACCCAGCCATAGACCGCAGATCCAAAAAGCTCTAAGCAGAGCCAATATAACGCTGGAAAAATCGCCAAACTCAAAAAAGCGGATAACCCACGAATGAAGGCGATCGAGGTTCCACCGAGCTTAGCGCCAGCGTAGATCAGCAGATAGTAGAGCGGTGGATGTTGGGCATCTTCCAGACCTTTGCGAACCAACATATCCTGTAAAGTCAGGGAGGGTGCAAAGTGCTGATAGGTTAATAAATCTTTCGCCTGTACGATTTTTCCGGTAAATAAATCTTTCGTCAGATATCGCCCTGGGTGAGCGGTGATCACGAGAGAGGTATAGACTTCATCGTGCCAATAGACCTTGCGATCGAGGTGTAGAAATCGGAAACAAATGGCCAAGATTAATCCAGCAATCCCAATCCAACGGACTACTTTCAAGAGCCGGGATCGCTGGGGGTTCATACGCTGGGACATCATACAGAGTGAACCTATGGATAGGACCTGTCAGTGAAGGGAACTTGTAAAACTGATCGGGAAACGTGATCAGGAAACGTGATCGGGAACCGTGAGAGTAACTAGCTCAAAGCAGATCTAGATTATCAATTTTTCGGAATCCCCCTTGACAGATTTGAAGAAGCAGATTACACATGTAGTATAGAAATTAGTAGGTTAAGAGGTCGAGCCTTCTATGTTGCGTACTTTCTCCCATACCTTATCAAGCCACCGTAGCCAGCGTCCCAGCCTGGGAAGTTTTGGCGCGATCGTAGGATCGGGGTTGGGGCGACTGTATCGAGTCAGCATAGACCGATTTACCGTAGAGAACCATCCTGCGATCGATTGTCGCAAACCCGGCATGGTGGGCGCGATCGAATCCACGATCGACTCCGCGATCGAATCAACCATTTCCCGTCAAGATTGGGGCGGCGAGGGCCGGCCAAGTCCAAGAACCAATCTGAAAACCTACCGACAATGCGGGGCACGCAGGCGAAAAGCGTGCTGATCAGTTCAAGCTAGTGCGACAAGCCCTAAGCCCCGCTCCTGGAACATGACCAGAGCGGGGCTAATTTTTTAGAGGAGTGTGAGCGATGCAACCGTTACACCGTCCACCCTATCCATCGATCCTCCAGAACACAGTCGTGGTGTTCTCCAAAAACTATCTGCCCCTGAGCCGCATCTCCATCAAACGGGCGATCGCGCTCCTCGTCACCGGACAGGCAGAACCCGTGGATTTCACAACCAACCAATGCTTTGAGGTTCACTCTCCCAACTTAATTCTCCAAGTCCCTGAGCACATTCGTCTCACCTTTGGTAATCCAGAGCGGCATTGGAAAGTTCCCCCGGTCAATCGGCGTGGCGTACTACAACGAGATCATCACACCTGCCAATACTGCGGTAGCAAAAAGAAACTCACGCTAGACCACGTTATTCCCCGATCGAAGGGTGGCCAACACAGTTGGGACAACGTCGTTGCAGCTTGCGAGCAATGCAACGGCCAAAAGGGCGACAAACTTCTACACGAAACTGGCATGAAGTTACGCAATCGACCTAAAGCCCCGGTGCATCCAGCAGTCCTGTTCGCAGACCAATTTTGGAAGAATCAATCGGATTAAATTCCAGGAGGAACGGCCCGATCGGTCAATGAATTTAACAAACAATGCTACAAAAATTTTGAGCATCAATTTGAGCGTCAATTTGAGCGTCAATTTGAGCGTCAATGCAAGAGATGCATGGAATACAGTCTTGAAGTGATTTGTAAGAAATTGATTGTAGCAAAGTTTTTCATCCATTGCCGATCGCCGTCTCCTCCCAACGCTAAGGAGAAGACCCATGCTGAAACTAACCTACACTGACGTTGGATTAACCTTAGAGCGGTTGGCGGGTGCGCTGGAAACGGTGGTTGCTCAGCGCGTCATCCTAGCTATGCGAGTGGGACAAACCATATCGGTAGAACCCAGTCGGGCTGCGTTTCTCGTCCCGATCGATCACCCTTGCTTTAACCATCTGGTGCAAGCCATTCATGCAGTGCAAGGTCAAGGGATCAGCCTCTGTGTCGTAGATGATGATTTTGCGGAAGTTAGCTTACAAGGATTCTGGTTAGCAGCAACCCGCGAAGCCCACGAAGGGATGTTTATCTGCACCTTGGCCGATCGGGTCGAGTTTTTCATTCACAAACTTTGGCAAGCCGACCCTCACAACATCTCGTCGATCGCTCAATAGAAATAATGACGTGATCGTTATTACTGGAGTAGACCCAAGGTATATCCGGTAGAGATTTGCTACTACTCGATTTCTTAAACATCGATCGAGGATTGAATTGTTCGTCAAATTAACTCTATTGGGGATGTGAATTACCACATCTCCAGTAGATTATGCTGCCAATTCTGGAAATTCAAGAATGCGTTTTCAGTAAATGCTGAAGTTCTGATTTCAGCAGGGAATGGCACGATTGACTTGTAGTATACCGATCGCAGTCGAAGGGGCGTTTATTTTGAGCAGGTCAAGGCTATTTAGATCACCTGAAAAGCTTTCACAATCAGCAATTTGATTAACTCTCAAAAAAACTCGAAAAAAAATTCCAAAACCCCTTGACACTTCCGAAAAGTACAATGTAGTATATGTAGTATCAGGAAAGCGAAAAGGAGCCAACACAATGAAACGCTCAACCGCAGTCCTTCCATTCAACCCCACTCCTGGACAAGCGTCTTCTACCTTGTCCCCTGAGCAACCGCTAGCCTCTAGTCAACCACGCAGGTACGCAGGTGCTCAACCCATCGAGCAGGGGTTTCAAAAATCAAAACGGTTGAACCAAGAAAAAACAGCAGAAGCCTTTCGGCGAGTAGGAACCCTCTATACGCTGGAACGACATTGCTTCTTCTAGAGAACTGAACCGCGCGATCGTATTGCGCAATCCATCTTTTAAATTTTTCCAACACTCACTTGAACCTTGAAAACTCAATAAATTTAAATGCCACAATTTCTGAAGTGTGAACGATGAAGGCTGAAGTCGGAACTGACAAGTCCATTCAAACTTCTTGATTCCTTCTCGTTCATACTTTCTCTGGGGATGTAGCTTAGCGGCTAAAGCGCTTGTCTGTCGAACAAGAGATCGCGGGTTCGAATCCCGTCTTCCTCGCCTTGAGTCCAAAACGGTGTTGTTTTGCGTGTCTCGTTGCAACACCTAGACTCTCCCAGCCTCGTGGACGACTAGAAAAGTCGCGCTGATTCTCAGTCAGTGAGAAGCGGGTGCAACTCCCGTCGGGGCTCCCAATCCTATCCAGGTAGCCAAGTAGTAAGGCGATGGTCTGCAAAACCATTCATCGTGGGTGCAATTCCCACTCTGGATTCCAATGCAGTGTAGCTCAATAGCGGAGCAGCAAGCTCATAACTTGATGGGTGTGGGTGCAATTCCCACCACTGCGACCAAACCGGAATCGCGTAATGGTCTAAGCGCGTCGGTCTCCAAAACCGAAAGTCTGGGTTCGAATCCTAGTTCCGGTGTGGGCTGTATAGCCCTACAAAAAGTGGCTCCGTGCCCTAAATCAAGAAGCCTACAAACTGGTAACAATTGATCTGAAAAATCAATGAGTTGGTTCGAATCCAACAGCCTCCACTAAATTGATTCCTACAACGTTAGTTCAATGGATTCATCGGACAGGGAGGCTGAAAAAAAACAGCTTCTTAAACTTGCACGGAGCCTCCAACCTGGTGCTGTAGACAAATTGGTAAAGTCACAGGGCTTTCAATCCTGAGTTTGCGGGTTCGATCCCCGTCAGCACTGCCAAATTT
The window above is part of the Alkalinema sp. FACHB-956 genome. Proteins encoded here:
- a CDS encoding HNH endonuclease translates to MQPLHRPPYPSILQNTVVVFSKNYLPLSRISIKRAIALLVTGQAEPVDFTTNQCFEVHSPNLILQVPEHIRLTFGNPERHWKVPPVNRRGVLQRDHHTCQYCGSKKKLTLDHVIPRSKGGQHSWDNVVAACEQCNGQKGDKLLHETGMKLRNRPKAPVHPAVLFADQFWKNQSD
- a CDS encoding protein kinase → MLQPIEPGILVDQRYRILSGLGRGGLGRTYIAEDIRQFDKRCVLKEFCPYQQDPDSLQKTLELFQREARLLHHLEHPQIPKFQAFFPFDYQGNQLFFIVQDLIEGETYQALYNRNSRFNETEAIRFLQEVLPILDYIHGHGIIHRDISPDNLIWSQSKQRTYLIDFGVAREITLAFPGTLVSKEGYTPLEQMQGQPCPASDLYALGVTTLVLLGVPLSFFYGPPQRGAARLAWRQWVPLSNPDFAQILQTLIAYNVSSRFQSATSVLHALEFLEARPISPTVPPMSFTNTSVKTMVVSEVASEVVSEATNRTEMFPIAASQLPDTTPCPLETITVQVDDLRQEAQNWEAQHQWNKALEIWQELMIHAERLEDRQLAQKRIQALSERQQKTYPLDPDTTTNARKIQTYKDHSLWLHFSALVFSLVPLGVLIALNHSSTLVEPFSAGRWATYWAFTLAWSWLLAWVWPGILSWSWPKVLVVFWILSVSWVVSLSLAWASLLDGALAFAWALALDGALVILWASSANVVWAFFEVIFAGWLIGYFTNVTIGSAISVGLVAMLQFILFSRGLNKATLKPRTYKQYIWVILLFGTISILGTFIGRVIQSSLQSVSEFGMLT
- a CDS encoding glycosyltransferase family 39 protein, yielding MMSQRMNPQRSRLLKVVRWIGIAGLILAICFRFLHLDRKVYWHDEVYTSLVITAHPGRYLTKDLFTGKIVQAKDLLTYQHFAPSLTLQDMLVRKGLEDAQHPPLYYLLIYAGAKLGGTSIAFIRGLSAFLSLAIFPALYWLCLELFGSAVYGWVAIGVFAVSPVHLIYAQEARQYGLWTALVLVSSALLLKAIRSSSWQSWGLYALSMLVASYTSLFTLGIAISHCFYILWVDCVAGNAEPLRSQSGGVGRSFTFQQLLAFKQRLTWKPLNWKEWLDGRNRTIACLVSLIGVGVLFTPWLYFMVVSKDTLHQTTNWIGLPLPWISSLELFIANFSRIFIDFNFGFNNPWIYICAIPFLSLQLYSLFDLYRTSSKAVWGFVVTLIAGTILLLGLPDLLLGGQRVTVNRYLIPCFVGIQLAVAYCCTHLLLKTWAVSLQWKRGLVIAGCIGLMAAGVGSCGVYSQANTWWNKVVNSNYAQIAEILNRSDRPLVVTDGDIYNPASMVSLSYLLNPTIHFWLLPKVSDTFPDRGVPEGFQSLFMMNLSEQFRHRFEATYPWQGHLVFQDEWNQVWQLKPKPVAPSQ
- a CDS encoding cysteine desulfurase family protein, with protein sequence MQIYLDYSATTPPRSEVISLMQQVMAEQWGNPSSLHTWGNRSATLLERARMQVARLVNAPAEAIVFTSGGTESDNLAIFGVARQYYHPQHVIISSVEHSAISEPAKQLEREGWQVTWLPVNSAGRIDPADLQAAIQPNTVLISLIWGQSEIGTLQPIGELGAIARAHNVLFHTDAVQVAGRLAIDVQTLPVDLLSLSSHKLYGPQGAGALYVRPGVELVPLLGGGGQEGKLRSGTQAMPAIAGFGLAAELICSEMATETTRLTQLRDRLFDLLADSTLVPTGDLADRLPHHISFCLPEADGEQVSGKTLVRQMNLAGIGISAGAACSSGKITPSPILTALGWSDRVAKTGIRLTLGRHTTEADIDWTAMVLQQVLDRLTGTIERSVSMAYPPLKPLLR
- a CDS encoding thermonuclease family protein, producing the protein MMARILIFAGLSILLFSLQSPAWADLNAKVVSIGDGDTITVQQGNAKTTVRLACIDAAEMKQGNWGTQSKRQLQRLLPIGQTVRIRDVEKDKYGRLVGEIFVGNKSINLEMVNAGEAVVYRQYLSACPDNQRQYLNAERWAKAEKRGFWNQANPVMPWDFRHGKSTTTPRTQPQQQFPACVRSDCDCKDFSSREEAEAVFRAFPGDPFRLDGDRDGIPCESLR
- a CDS encoding alr0857 family protein, which produces MLKLTYTDVGLTLERLAGALETVVAQRVILAMRVGQTISVEPSRAAFLVPIDHPCFNHLVQAIHAVQGQGISLCVVDDDFAEVSLQGFWLAATREAHEGMFICTLADRVEFFIHKLWQADPHNISSIAQ